One window from the genome of Elaeis guineensis isolate ETL-2024a chromosome 5, EG11, whole genome shotgun sequence encodes:
- the LOC105044910 gene encoding transcription factor Pur-alpha 1 isoform X2 encodes MEGGSGGNDVELVCKTLQFEHKLFYFDLKENPRGRYLKISEKTSATRSTIIVPVNGIAWFIDLFNYYVNTDEQDAFSKELKLDTKVFYFDIGENKRGRFLKISEASVNRNRSTIIVPAGSSGEEGWVAFRNILLEVNEEASRLFMQHMEPSEQLTGLSDDVGAGFISGHSAQSATASELHVDRLVDLPPQDDIGGMGMSKVIRADQKRFFFDLGSNNRGHFLRISEVAGADRSSIILPLSGLKQFHEIIGHFVEITKDRLEGMTGPNVRTVEPAQR; translated from the exons ATGGAAGGGGGTTCGGGTGGGAACGACGTGGAGCTGGTGTGCAAGACGCTGCAGTTCGAGCACAAGCTGTTCTACTTCGATCTGAAGGAAAACCCCCGTGGGAGGTACCTCAAGATCTCGGAGAAGACGTCGGCCACGAGGTCCACCATCATCGTCCCTGTCAACGGCATCGCCTGGTTCATCGACCTCTTCAATTACTATGTCAACACCGACGAGCAGGATGCCTTCAGCAAGGAGCTCAAGCTCGACACTAAG GTGTTTTACTTCGACATTGGGGAGAATAAAAGGGGCCGGTTCTTGAAG ATTTCAGAAGCATCTGTCAACAGAAATCGTAGTACAATCATTGTTCCAGCGGGAAGCTCTGGCGAAGAAGGATGGGTGGCATTTAGGAACATTTTGCTAGAGGTTAATGAAGAAGCTTCCCGACTTTTCATG CAACATATGGAACCTTCAGAGCAACTTACAGGACTGTCGGATGATGTTGGGGCTGGATTTATATCAGGCCATAGTGCCCAATCAGCCACTGCATCAGAGCTGCATGTTGACCGCTTGGTTGACTTGCCTCCTCAGGATGATATTGGAGGCATGGGGATGTCTAAAGTAATTAGGGCAGATCAAAAGaggttcttctttgatttagggAGCAATAACAGGGGTCATTTCTTGAGGATATCTGAG GTTGCCGGTGCAGATCGCTCATCAATCATCCTTCCCTTATCTGGTCTGAAGCAGTTCCATGAAATAATTGGTCATTTTGTGGAGATAACAAAGGACAGGCTTGAAGGAATGACTGGTCCAAATGTGCGGACGGTGGAGCCAGCACAGAGATGA
- the LOC105044910 gene encoding transcription factor Pur-alpha 1 isoform X1 — protein sequence MEGGSGGNDVELVCKTLQFEHKLFYFDLKENPRGRYLKISEKTSATRSTIIVPVNGIAWFIDLFNYYVNTDEQDAFSKELKLDTKVFYFDIGENKRGRFLKISEASVNRNRSTIIVPAGSSGEEGWVAFRNILLEVNEEASRLFMVPNQQHMEPSEQLTGLSDDVGAGFISGHSAQSATASELHVDRLVDLPPQDDIGGMGMSKVIRADQKRFFFDLGSNNRGHFLRISEVAGADRSSIILPLSGLKQFHEIIGHFVEITKDRLEGMTGPNVRTVEPAQR from the exons ATGGAAGGGGGTTCGGGTGGGAACGACGTGGAGCTGGTGTGCAAGACGCTGCAGTTCGAGCACAAGCTGTTCTACTTCGATCTGAAGGAAAACCCCCGTGGGAGGTACCTCAAGATCTCGGAGAAGACGTCGGCCACGAGGTCCACCATCATCGTCCCTGTCAACGGCATCGCCTGGTTCATCGACCTCTTCAATTACTATGTCAACACCGACGAGCAGGATGCCTTCAGCAAGGAGCTCAAGCTCGACACTAAG GTGTTTTACTTCGACATTGGGGAGAATAAAAGGGGCCGGTTCTTGAAG ATTTCAGAAGCATCTGTCAACAGAAATCGTAGTACAATCATTGTTCCAGCGGGAAGCTCTGGCGAAGAAGGATGGGTGGCATTTAGGAACATTTTGCTAGAGGTTAATGAAGAAGCTTCCCGACTTTTCATGGTACCAAATCAA CAACATATGGAACCTTCAGAGCAACTTACAGGACTGTCGGATGATGTTGGGGCTGGATTTATATCAGGCCATAGTGCCCAATCAGCCACTGCATCAGAGCTGCATGTTGACCGCTTGGTTGACTTGCCTCCTCAGGATGATATTGGAGGCATGGGGATGTCTAAAGTAATTAGGGCAGATCAAAAGaggttcttctttgatttagggAGCAATAACAGGGGTCATTTCTTGAGGATATCTGAG GTTGCCGGTGCAGATCGCTCATCAATCATCCTTCCCTTATCTGGTCTGAAGCAGTTCCATGAAATAATTGGTCATTTTGTGGAGATAACAAAGGACAGGCTTGAAGGAATGACTGGTCCAAATGTGCGGACGGTGGAGCCAGCACAGAGATGA